A part of Cannabis sativa cultivar Pink pepper isolate KNU-18-1 chromosome 6, ASM2916894v1, whole genome shotgun sequence genomic DNA contains:
- the LOC115695043 gene encoding glutathione gamma-glutamylcysteinyltransferase 3-like: MCRTCVDLGPWRWFDDSMLDCCEPLEKIKSEGITFGKVACLAHCNGAKVDAFRTNGSSIEEFRKFVILCSASENCHLITSYHRGHFKQTGSGHFSPIGGYHAGRDMVLISDVAQFKYPPHWVPLTLLWDTMGTIDKATGHPRGYMIISRLERAPSVLYTVSSRHESWNSVAMYLTEDVPFLLKLEDLKDIQHVLSVIFISPLADLREFIKWIAEIRILEDGNLILSEEEKERLTVKICFRIDLFFTFLIKWQSLIPLIGGAIGESSMDEEEKKEV, from the exons ATGTGTCGTACTTGTGTGGATTTAGGACCTTGGCGATGGTTCGATGATTCAATGCTTGATTGTTGTGAACCACTAGAAAAGATTAAATCTGAAGGGATTACATTTGGGAAAGTGGCTTGTTTGGCTCATTGCAATGGAGCTAAAGTTGATGCTTTTAGAACGAATGGGAGCTCGATTGAAGAGTTCCGCAAATTTGTGATCTTATGTTCTGCTTCAGAGAATTGTCATTTGATCACTTCATACCATAGAGGACATTTTAAGCAG ACTGGAAGTGGTCATTTTTCACCAATTGGAGGCTACCATGCTGGAAGAGATATGGTTCTCATATCAGATGTTGCTCAGTTTAAATACCCTCCTCATTGGGTTCCTCTTACACTTCTGTGGGACACCATGGGCACCATCGATAAAGCGACAGGGCACCCAAGGGG GTACATGATTATTTCTAGGCTTGAGCGAGCCCCGTCTGTTCTTTATACTGTG AGTTCCAGGCACGAAAGTTGGAACAGTGTCGCAATGTACTTAACGGAGGATGTCCCTTTCCTCTTGAAGTTGGAGGATCTAAAAGATATTCAGCACGTACTTTCTGTAATTTTTATATCACCGCTTGCTGATTTAAGAGAGTTCATCAAATGGATTGCTGAAATTCGTATTCTAGAGGATGGAAATTTAATTCTGAGTGAAGAAGAGAAGGAAAGGCTAACCGTAAAGATTTGTTTTCGAATTGATCTATTTTTCACATTCTTGATAAAATGGCAAAGTCTGATTCCATTGATTGGCGGCGCGATTGGGGAGTCGTCGATGGacgaagaagagaagaaagagGTTTGA
- the LOC115725672 gene encoding imidazole glycerol phosphate synthase hisHF, chloroplastic, whose translation MEAPSFSSSTSSSHLLAFRSSSTYSRVLLRSNIQKNHLNFKSFRNFSVRASSNGHSVVTLLDYGAGNVRSVRNAIRYLGFDIKDVKSPEDILNADRLIFPGVGAFSPAMDVLNKNGMGEALRTYIENDRPFLGICLGLQLLFESSEENGPVNGLGLIPGVVQRFDSSNDFRVPHIGWNALKIKNDSEILDDVGDHHVYFVHSYRAMPSDENKDWISSTCNYGDDFIASVRRGSVHAVQFHPEKSGDVGLSVLRRFLQPKSTVTKKPIEGKASKLAKRVIACLDVRTNDKGDLVVTKGDQYDVREHTKENEVRNLGKPIELAGQYYKDGADEVTFLNITGFRDFPLGDLPMLQVLRCTSENVFVPLTVGGGIRDFTDINGRHYSSLEVASEYFRSGADKISIGSDAVYAAEEYIKTGVKTGKSSLEQISKVYGNQAVVVSIDPRRVYINDPNDVEFKTVRVTNRGPNGEEFAWYQCTVSGGREGRSIGAYELAKAVEELGAGEILLNCIDCDGQGNGFDIDLIKLISDAVSIPVIASSGAGAAEHFEEVFTKTNASAALAAGIFHRKEVPIHSVKEHLSKEGIEVRI comes from the exons ATGGAGGCGCCGTCTTTTTCTTCTTCCACTTCATCGTCCCACTTGCTAGCTTTTCGATCTTCGTCAACTTATTCTCGTGTACTTCTTCGCTCTAATATCCAAAAGAATCATCTCAATTTCAAATCTTTCAGAAACTTCTCTGTCCGGGCCTCTTCCAATGGACATTCAG TTGTGACTCTTCTCGACTATGGAGCTGGCAATGTTCGGAGTGTTAGGAATGCTATTCGCTACCTTGGGTTCGACATCaaagat GTTAAATCTCCAGAAGACATACTCAATGCTGATCGCCTGATATTTCCTGGTGTGGGAGCTTTCTCTCCGGCTATGGATGTGCTGAACAAAAATGG GATGGGTGAAGCACTTCGTACTTATATTGAGAATGACCGGCCATTCCTTGGCATTTGCCTTGGACTTCAGCTACTTTTTGAGTCCAGTGAGGAGAATGGGCCAG TAAATGGTCTTGGCTTGATTCCCGGTGTGGTTCAGAGATTTGATTCGTCAAATGATTTCAGAGTTCCCCACATTGGCTGGAATGCTTTGAAGATAAAAAATGATTCTGAAATTTTGGATGATGTTGGAGATCACCATGTTTATTTTGTTCACTCTTACAGAGCCATGCCG TCAGATGAAAACAAAGATTGGATTTCATCTACCTGCAACTATGGTGATGATTTCATAGCATCTGTCAGAAGGGGGAGTGTGCATGCAGTTCAATTCCATCCAGAAAAAAGTGGAG ATGTTGGTCTTTCTGTATTAAGAAGGTTTTTGCAACCTAAGTCAACTGTGACGAAG AAGCCTATTGAGGGGAAAGCTTCGAAACTTGCAAAAAGG GTAATTGCTTGTCTAGATGTAAGGACAAATGACAAAGGAGATCTTGTTGTAACCAAGGGAGACCAATATGATGTAAGAGAGCATACAAAAGAGAATGAG GTGAGAAACCTGGGAAAACCAATTGAGCTGGCAGGACAATACTACAAAGATGGTGCTGATGAG GTTACTTTCCTAAATATAACTGGTTTCCGTGACTTCCCATTGGGAGACTTGCCAATGTTGCAG GTATTGAGATGCACGTCAGAAAATGTTTTTGTCCCTTTAACAGTGGGAGGAGGAATTAGAGATTTTACTGACATAAATGGAAG ACACTATTCTAGCTTGGAGGTTGCTTCAGAATATTTTAGATCTGGCGCTGACAAGATTTCCATTGGAAGTGATGCTGTTTATGCTGCAGAAGAGTACATAAAAACTGGA GTAAAAACTGGGAAAAGCAGTTTGGAACAGATATCTAAAGTTTATGGAAATCAA GCTGTGGTTGTAAGCATTGATCCCCGTAGAGTCTACATCAATGATCCCAATGATGTGGAGTTTAAGACCGTAAGGGTCACAAATAGAG GTCCAAATGGTGAAGAATTTGCATGGTATCAGTGTACA GTTAGTGGGGGACGGGAAGGTCGATCAATTGGAGCTTATGAGCTTGCAAAAGCTGTTGAGGAGCTTGGAGCTGGAGAGATACTGCTAAATTGCATTGATTGCGATG GTCAAGGGAATGGGTTTGATATAGATCTGATAAAGTTAATATCAGATGCTGTGAGCATTCCTGTCATAGCTAGTAGTGGTGCTGGTGCTGCCGAACATTTCGAGGAGGTGTTCACGAAAACAAATGCATCGGCAGCCCTTGCTGCTGGCATTTTTCATCGAAAGGAG GTACCAATTCACTCTGTTAAAGAACATTTGTCAAAGGAAGGTATAGAAGTCAGAATCTAA